The stretch of DNA TAATTTTTCTGCGTTCATGTTATTCACCACATTTTATAATATCTTTTCGTCCTTATTAAAACATAAAAAAAGTCCTTTGCAAAACTGCAAAGAACTCGAAGAAAATAAAAATTACTCAAGAGTCATGAGCCATTCAACCATTTGATCGGCATTGTCTGGAGAAACCAATCCAGGAGGCATTGAACCTCGTCCGTTTACAAGAACGTCTTTAATTTCTTCTTTAGAAAGACGGTCTCCAATACCAGTTAACGCTGGTCCAACGCTACCTTCATAGTTTTGTCCGTGACAACCGATACAAGATTGGGAATAATGATTAGCTGGATCAAATTCAGCTGGTGCTTCGGTTTGTTCTTCTCCTTCATGTTCTTTAGCCAATTCTTCCATGTCACCAAGGCCTTTAATGGAAAGGAAGAACATAAGACCAATTCCGAATACCATAATAAGAATAAATGGAATAATCGGATTACGATTCATGATTTAACCTCCCTTATGTATCAACATCCGGTACGTAATATAATTACAAACAACTCTTATTTTACTTGAAAATGACAAGAAGGAAAAGCCCTTATAAGGATGTTTCAAATAGTTGTCGAAAAATAGACAAAATCAAAAGAACAAAAAAGGAGCCTACTTTTTTGTAGTCTCCCTCAACATATAGAACTTATACGATTTACAATCCAATTTGACGAGCGATCACCATTCGTTGAACTTCGGATGTCCCTTCCCCAATTTCTAATAATTTAGCATCACGCATAAATCGTTCAACATGATATTCTTTCATATACCCATATCCACCATGTATCTGAACAGCTTGAGACGTGATTTCTGCACACACTTCCGAGGCATACAACTTACACATCGCTGCTTCTTTCGTAAACGGTCGTCCTTGGTCCTTTAGCCAAGCCGCTTTGTACACCATGTTACGAGCAAGCTCGATTTTCAACGCCATATCAGCAAGTTTAAATTGGTTCACTTGGAATTGAGAAATGGAACGACCGAATTGACTTCGCTCAGTAGAGTAACTGAGCGCTCGCTCGAAAGCCGCCTGAGCAATACCAACCGCCATAGCTCCAATGCCAATACGTCCACCATCTAACGTCATTAAAAATTGCTTAAATCCTTCCCCCTTTTTACCTAGCAAGTTTTCTTTCGGGACTTTTACATTTTCCAATACGAGCTCCGTTGTATTAGATGCATGTAACCCCATTTTTTCATAGTTATCTATTACCGTAAATCCTTCAGCATCGGTAGGTACAATATATGCACTAATTTCTTTTTTACCATCTTTTTGACCAGAAACAGCTGTTAACGAAACAAACTTAGCATAGCTCCCATTTGTGATGAAACATTTATTGCCGTTTATAACAACGTAATCCCCTTCTTCGACCGCCGTTGTTTGCGTTCCCCCCGCATCTGAACCGGCATTTGGTTCAGTTAGTCCAAAGGCTCCTAATGATTCCCCCGTACAAATTGGTACGAGATACTTTTCTTTTTGCTCCTTCGTGCCAAATAAATGAATAGGGGCTCCGCCTAACGAAATATGAGCAGAATAAGTAATTCCTGTTGATGCACAAGCTCGACTTAATTCTTCAACCACAATGGCAAAACTAATCGTGTCCGCTCCTGCTCCTCCATATTCTTCTGGGAACGGCAACCCCATCATACCGAGTTCTGCCAACTTTCGAAAAATTTCCTTTGGGAACGTTTTTGATCGATCACGCTCTAGTGCTCCAGGAGCCACTTCTTCTTCGGCAAATTCCCGAATCGTTCGTTTAATCATCTGCTGTTCTGTTGTTAAATCAAAATTCATCTCCATCCCCCTTACCGTGTTGAATACGCTTTCATTAACTATTATAATAGGGATGGATAAATTTTCTCAACATTTAAAACTTTATAAATATTTAGATATTATATTAAAATAGAATATAGAATGATTCCTACACCTAAAATACTGGCTATAGTAAAATATAACAATTTATACATTTTACCAAAAATTAACCATAAAACACAATTTCCAGTTAAAGTTATATAAAGGACAGCACCATGAGAATCATTCATTAATTGGGTAGCGTTAAGGGAGGTAAATAGGATGATCAACGCCAACGTAATAAGATGAAATTGGTAGTTGATTCCTTTTCTAAAATAATAAAAAACAAATGATCCCAAAATTACGACAAAAAATGTCAAAAACGTTGTTTGCAAAATGATAGACAATTCAGTAAAATAAATGACAAATAGGGAAATACCAAAAAGTATGAATGGAAATATATTTGGAATCGTTTTCTTCTTTTGCTTAGGAGGTTCGCTTCCTTCACGATAAAGGGCTAATAAATAATCACAATACGTTTCTGGTAGCATTCTGTTCTTTTTCCAAAATTCTATTTCCTTAATGATAATCTCTTTTCTCTTTTCGTTCATATTTTCACACCCTGTTGTTCAATTCGAGAAGAATGTAAAAAATCCTCTTTTTTCTGTGAAAATTTTGGAGAAAAAATGAAAAAAGTTTACTTTCAGAATAAAGGCATTCTGAAAGTAAACTCGTTCGTTCACCTATTCTAAAAAGTCTTTTAAACGTTTACTACGGCTTGGATGACGAAGCTTTCGTAAGGCTTTCGCTTCAATTTGACGAATACGTTCTCGCGTAACGCCAAATACTTTTCCAACTTCTTCAAGCGTCCGTGTGCGCCCATCATCAAGACCAAAACGGAGACGTAGAACGTTTTCTTCCCGATCAGTTAATGTATCTAAAACATCTTCTAGTTGTTCTTTTAACATCTCGTAAGCTGCATGCTCGGATGGTGAAGTGGCTTCTTGATCCTCGATAAAATCACCAAGGTGTGAATCGTCTTCTTCACCAATCGGTGTTTCTAAGGAAACCGGCTCTTGAGCAATTTTTAATATTTCGCGAACCTTTTCTGGAGTTAAATCCATCTCTTCCGCAATTTCTTCTGGGGAAGGTTCACGCCCTAAATCTTGTAACAGCTGACGTTGAACACGTATTAATTTGTTAATCGTCTCCACCATATGAACTGGAATACGAATGGTCCGTGCTTGGTCAGCAATAGCACGTGTAATCGCTTGGCGAATCCACCACGTAGCATACGTACTAAATTTATACCCTTTACGGTAATCGAATTTCTCTACGGCTTTGATTAGGCCCATGTTACCTTCTTGAATTAAGTCTAAGAACAGCATTCCGCGTCCCACGTATCGCTTTGCAATACTAACGACGAGACGTAAGTTCGCTTCAGCGAGTCGGCGTTTTGCTTCTTCATCACCTTGTTCTATGCGCTTTGCAAGCTCGATCTCTTCTTCAGCAGATAGCAAGGGAACGCGTCCGATTTCTTTTAAATACATGCGCACAGGATCGTTAATTTTCACCCCTGGTGGGACAGACAAATCGTTTAAATCAAATTCATCTTCATCTTTTTCTAAATCTTGAATGTTCGGATCATCATCGTCGCTGTCGTTTAAAACCTCGACACCTTGGTCAGTTAAATACTCATAAAATTCATCTAATTGATCAGAGTCTAAGTCAAAATGTCCTAGACGATCGGCGATTTCATCATAAGTTAAAACGCCGCGCTTTTTACCTAAATCAACTAATTGTTCTTTTACTTGCTCGATGGATAACTCAGTATCTACACCTTTGGAACGAGCTGATTTCTCAGCCATATGTCCCCCTCCTTCCAACATACACCGTTCATTATAGTGACTTTCGAAGTTCGATTATTTCCATTGCAATTTGAGCAGCTAATAGGTGATTCTTTTGTCGTTCCGCTTCTAATTTTTTCACTTCTTTTTCTTTTATTTTCATCATTTTTTGTTGTTTTATCACTTGGTACACATAATCTTGAAGTACTTGGTCATTATCTTCTTGCTCTACATCAATCATGGCAATTTCTGCGACAATTGCTCGAAGTCTTTCATCTCTTAAATAGTTAAGAAATTGACTAGAGTTCGGTTCATATCCTTCTTCATAATACGCCAGCAAATAGGTGAATATAATTTGATGCTCATCTATGTTGAACATTTGGCCAGCAAGTAAGTCCTTTACTTTATAAGCCACTTCCTCGCTTTTGAGCATATGAGCAATTAAGCGCCGTTCAGCCGTTTGATACGCTGGCAGCAGCTTTTGTTCCACAGCTATATAATTCGTCTTTGGCTTCCATGCTTGAGGATTCTTTTTCTTTTGTGCGTAAAATATTTGCCGTTGTTGCGATTTTAATGCCTCTAATGACAACGAAAA from Bacillus sp. (in: firmicutes) encodes:
- a CDS encoding acyl-CoA dehydrogenase, whose translation is MNFDLTTEQQMIKRTIREFAEEEVAPGALERDRSKTFPKEIFRKLAELGMMGLPFPEEYGGAGADTISFAIVVEELSRACASTGITYSAHISLGGAPIHLFGTKEQKEKYLVPICTGESLGAFGLTEPNAGSDAGGTQTTAVEEGDYVVINGNKCFITNGSYAKFVSLTAVSGQKDGKKEISAYIVPTDAEGFTVIDNYEKMGLHASNTTELVLENVKVPKENLLGKKGEGFKQFLMTLDGGRIGIGAMAVGIAQAAFERALSYSTERSQFGRSISQFQVNQFKLADMALKIELARNMVYKAAWLKDQGRPFTKEAAMCKLYASEVCAEITSQAVQIHGGYGYMKEYHVERFMRDAKLLEIGEGTSEVQRMVIARQIGL
- a CDS encoding cytochrome c, with the translated sequence MNRNPIIPFILIMVFGIGLMFFLSIKGLGDMEELAKEHEGEEQTEAPAEFDPANHYSQSCIGCHGQNYEGSVGPALTGIGDRLSKEEIKDVLVNGRGSMPPGLVSPDNADQMVEWLMTLE
- the rpoD gene encoding RNA polymerase sigma factor RpoD, translated to MAEKSARSKGVDTELSIEQVKEQLVDLGKKRGVLTYDEIADRLGHFDLDSDQLDEFYEYLTDQGVEVLNDSDDDDPNIQDLEKDEDEFDLNDLSVPPGVKINDPVRMYLKEIGRVPLLSAEEEIELAKRIEQGDEEAKRRLAEANLRLVVSIAKRYVGRGMLFLDLIQEGNMGLIKAVEKFDYRKGYKFSTYATWWIRQAITRAIADQARTIRIPVHMVETINKLIRVQRQLLQDLGREPSPEEIAEEMDLTPEKVREILKIAQEPVSLETPIGEEDDSHLGDFIEDQEATSPSEHAAYEMLKEQLEDVLDTLTDREENVLRLRFGLDDGRTRTLEEVGKVFGVTRERIRQIEAKALRKLRHPSRSKRLKDFLE